A segment of the Corylus avellana chromosome ca2, CavTom2PMs-1.0 genome:
CAAACCTCTTCAGAATCTCCACCATTACCGATTGAAGAACTATGGTGATTCCAATGATTGCTAAAAACGACCTGTTCTGAAGCAACCCTGTGAATATATTCTTCTTCTCCAGCTCCCTTGCATTAAATTCGTTGAAGACTTGGCAGAGGACAAAAGTATTGAAAATCAGGGTGTTGTTAACATTCTCGTCTACACCAAAGATGGACCTTCCTTTGAATTGTAAAACCAGTAAGATGGTTATCTGATACAAAGCCTGAGCAATGAGATTCCTCCACATGATTCTGGTTATTGGTGGCTCTGATCTGCCAACAGGCGGCTTTTTCATGAGATGATTAGTGGGTTTCTCTGTGGCCAAGGCTAAAGCTCCCAAGGTGTCCATTATTAGATTCACCCATAATAGCTGGACTGTAGTCAATGGAATCTTACCAGAGGAAACAGCTGCAACAAAGTTGATGACAAGAGCGGCGACATTCACTGTGAGCTGAAACTGAAGGAACTTTTGAATGTTGTTGTAGACACACCTTCCCCATTTCAACACTGTTACCACAGATTCAAAATTGTCGTCCAAGATTACAATATCCGAACTCTCTTTTGCAACTTCAGTTCCTTGAATCCCCATGGAAAGCCCAATGTCTGCTTCCTTTAGAGCAGGAGCATCGTTGGTTCCATCACCTGTGACTGCGACCACGTGGCCTTTCTGCTTCAAGCACTGCACCATCAAAAGCTTGTCAAGAGGGGATGACCTGGCCATTACACGGATTTTGTTGATCTTTTCCATTCTCTCTTCCGGTGAGTAATTTCTAAATTCTACCCCTTCTAAAACTGCTTCATTACCCAAATCCCCATCAGGATTCAGAATCCCGCATTCAATGGCTATAGCCCTTGCTGTGTGCACATTATCGCCGGTGATCATTTTGATGTTCACGCCAGCAGCTTTGCATGATTCTACAGCTTTTCTGACTCCTTTTCGACACGGGTCCTTCAAGCCAACTAATCCTAATAATGACAGTCCGTTTTCTTCAAGGTTATTCTCAAGAATCAGCTCGCTTTCTTCCCCTATTTCTTTGTAAGCAAAGGCAATGCATCGGAGGCTTTTTGCTGCCATGTTGTTAATAATAGTCTCAAGCTGCCGTCTTTCTTCCGACTCCATTGCTTTCAGCATCCCTGCTTTGTTATAATAAGTTGAACACGATGCCAGTATCATCTCAGCAGCTCCCTTCCAATGAGTATGAATTGTATTCTCACTGTTGCTCTTCACCAAAACACCGCTTCTCTTTTTCATAGAGTTGAAAGTCTCTTTATGCATGATGTCATAATTATTCTCAAGTTCTTCCAAGTTCatacacaaattaaaaaaagccCAAGAAAGTATTGCTTTCTCCGTTGGGCTACCAGAAATTTCAGGATCGGATACAGAATGTTGTTTGTAAATTGTACCTGTTGTGTTTAGACCAACGGCTTGGTGCAGTAGTTTAAGAACATTACCTTCCATATCCAAAGATGTTACATCATCCTTCACTGCTTCCTTTCCAATCCAAAACTCTGTTACTTTCATTTCGTTTAATGTAAGGGTGCCTGTTTTGTCCGTGCAGATTGTTGTGGCGGAGCCCATTGTCTCACAGGCAGATAGTTTTCTGACCATGGCTTGATCAGTCATCATACGCTTCATCGAATAAGCCAGAGTTAGAGTCACAGCTAAAGGCAGGCCTTCTGGAATAGCCACCACGATGATAGTGACAGCAGCGGCAACAATTTTCACCACTGCATTCAGCACATCATCAGACTTCGTCTTGCTGCCATTAAATTCCTTGTTTCCACTGTCATCTTTTGTGTTTCCTGTGAAGTACCGAATTAGCAGAACTGCAAGAACGAGTGCAGCCACAGCCAACCCAACCTTCCCAATACATGAAGTCAGCTTGTTCAGCCGTGCCTGCAGTGGCGTCTCCTCATTCAAGGCACCGGTTATTGAACTCATCATCTCGCCCCACACGGTGTTCATGCCCACAGAAGTCACAAGCATGAAACCAATGCCATCGGTcacctgttagaatataaattagagTTGATAGAGTGTTATAAtctaaattaaaagataaattagttatttgaaATCACCTTTGTGCCAGAGAGCAAAAATGGATATCGTGTTTCAGGGATCTCAATGTGGTCGCTTTCACCGGTCATGCTAGACTCATCCACCATCAAGGAATGCCCTTCCAAGAACAACCCATCCGCCGGAATCTGATCGCCGATCTTCAAGCAGACGATATCACCCACAACAACTTCAAAGATGGATATAGGCTGCCGCCTCCCATCTCTCACAACTTCTACTCTTATATCACTCCTCTTCGTTGAAAGCTTGTCAAATTGCTTTGATTGCTTAAAGTTGCTCACAGCAGACACGGCAACAACCAAAACGACAGCAACAATGATACTCCCACCATCGTACCACCCATCTTTCCACCCATCTTGCTTGATACCAAAGGCTAGAGAAAGTACAGCACATGCCAAAAGAATGATTATAGTTGTATCTTTTAATGCTTCAATCACGAAACTAAGAAAGCTTTTTGGTGGTGGTTTTTGGTATTTATTGGCACCAAAAACACTCCTCCTACGTACAACATCAGCCTCGCTACCATTAATTCCACGTTTCACATCAGTTTGAAGGACCAAAACAAGCTGTTTAACCCCTCCAAAGTGATTCAAAGACTCAAAGTTTTTGTCCCTTACCATGTCACTCAATATTTTGGGATCAACGTTGAAAAGCGAAACGGGTTTTTGGGGCAAGGAACCCTCCTCGGCGGCGGCGCCTGCGGCAGGCGGCATATCAATGGCAACGTAAGAGAGGGTGCGCAATAGAGGGCCATTCTTGTTAATTACTTTCTTggacaaagaaagaagaacccTGGTGAAGTATATGGCTGTGAAAGCCAACCGCCACCTCCGCTTGTGGGTCTGGGAGAGTTTCTGCTGTTGTTGATCGCACATTGTTAGATCGCCAGGCTTCCGAAATTACTGTGGGTCAAGAAGAATGGAGGTTGCAGAAAGACTTTAGAGGCCACGTTgtcggaagaagaagaagaagaaacagaaaagTAGTCTTGACATCTTGTCCTACAAAAAACCATGACGTGATCGTCCTTACATGGCTTTTTGTTGCCCATGAACAGTGAGCTGTGAGCCTTATAGTGTcaatttattgaaatcaaactaTTGTACTTTAgataaatgctattttttttttctttcaatcttATGTCTAacttcattcaatttttttttaaaaaaaattactattaatcTATATACTCATATGTGGTTTTATAAATTCAATTACGAAttgaaaaaagaattgaaagaatAAGACAAGCTATTGGTGCTCCCATTGGGGTCATACGAGAAGGAAAAAATCATTTCTCATTGGAGGAATGGTGTCTCTTGTTTGTCATTTTAAACTAAAAGTTTATTTTGTCCCTTTTAACCTTTTCAATTGACGACAAAAGCAATGAAGTTTCTAGCATTGAAAGCATGCATGGGAATACGAAAGAGAAACTACGCAGGCAGTTTCCTCGATCGGAAGCCAAAAATTAAACGATTCAAGAGGAAGAATAATAgtaaattagaaaaaaacaaaacaaaacaaaagaggaaGAACAATCGGTACCCGCAAAAAAAAACAGGTGGAAACTTCTTCAGTGAGTGTGTGAATGTCTTGCATTAATGCAAATGGTGGAAAAGTCATAGACAATTActatataaactatatatatatatatagtttattaatactgtttaaaatgtattttttgttttttaaccgTTATGTGAcgtaaatatgaaaataattttaaacatctaagtgttttgttttttttttttttttttttttcaacatacCATACTCATTCATGGATAAAAGTcacgagcctaaagctcttataaataaagcaaaaagctctgaagtaaatcatagtcgaagctaaagatacagtcatcaacaaccgaccaaatcaaccataatatagcatccgctaacctatgactaatcatcaggtttaaaaatcagatctgcatcaaacagacatcatctaatgcataggtagcgcttattcatTGGCCTTGATAGCAAAACCCCCAAACGATACTCATCAtcctcgacccgaaggccaggataaaattcacatccacaactcaagggtttggaccagtaataacgGGCAGCAACCAggcgcaacaaagcaggaggagagagccttattacaagcaaaacccccaaaccatacagggaaataaagggaatagtaaaacaaatgcaagaaaagaaattacagaaaaacaaaaatacagggtaataaatgcgaaaaacacataaagcgggtcacggcaaccggaggaggccgatcgcgagctaGCCGGAAACCACCGcagaaggtggcacaaaaaacTTGGCGCGGGAGGGGCGCATGAAAAGACCTGACAGTGAGCGATGAGCGACGAAGCGGGCGCGGACaagatcggcggcacacacaaacaaacaggaagggggagagtttgagtgaaaaccctcAAAAGCAATACCCACCGAGAGAGAATACAAGAACAACAGAacaaaaaacaccaaagacagacataagcctaaaaacaaaaaccggGAAGCAAAGAAGCAAAATCAAAGAACGAAAGCAAAGAAGCACAATCAGGGAGAAACGAAAACAAACCCATTCGGATTGACGGAACTCTTGCAAAAGGTGGGATGGGCCCGGCGGAACCGGGAAGCAAGGAGGTGGGCAGGCGTCGGGGGAAGCTAGGTGGAGGACGGAGGATCGGTCGAAGGCAAACCGATCTAGCACCCAACCCGTTTCAACCCAAGCAGGGAACGCTGCAAATGGAGATGGTAGGGAAGAAAGCGGTCGGGGGAACGGCAAGACTATAGGCAAAAAACGGAGAAAAAGCAAAGGGGGAAAGGAGAGGAGAGGGGGCACCGGGActagggacatcaagtaaaataCTAGCACCCAAAGCTAGAATGGCGGGAGTGAGGATGTGGCAATCTGCATCCCTCCCTGAGGGCTGGCCTCGAATTGTGGGTCAGGTTTCACAAGCACCTCAGGGCTGGCTGTGGGTTTTCAAACATAAACGCCCAAGTGTTTTGTTAGTATTTTGAAGTTCAAAtgttttgttaattatatatatatatatatatatatatatatatatatatatatatatattgcattgcTTCAAGCTAGGACTAGTTAATCAAGACATTTAACATGCATTGAACCCTAAATTTGATATCTCGGCAAGCAAGTGTTTTTTTGGGATTAGGATCAAAGAAACCATAGGTTCTCAAATTACAGAATTTAAGTTGTTTCTAGACATCGAGACACTTTAAAAAcgtcacatattaaaaatgtggcattttACAATtgagaattgaatatattttcacCGAGCTCTTACTCTGTTGCTGTAAAAAAgctttaaacaaaaaaactattttttaggttttcaaagaataacaaaagtgaagaaaaaacattttgtAAGGAAAATATGTTCCGGCTATCTCGATAACTTGTCACCTTTTTTATATGTGACATTTTTGAAGCATTTCGATACCTAAAAATTgcctaaattttgtaatttaaagatctataatttctttgaaattgtagGGGTCCTATAAGGGATCTTGATTCGTTTCTTTCACCCACATCATTGGAGTATCACCGTGATTACGGGTGTATAGGCGGATGCAGATACGATTATTAACAATATCGGTACCCGCATTCGCAACATGTGGTATCACTTTTAGATACTCACATTCACATCAATATCATGTTTTTACTAACTGCACCGGCATGGTTATTGCGGTTATTATCCGCTATCTACATTTTAAGTAAGGGACATATTTTAGTCTCTTGGTCTTCTTTTGATCTCTATTACGAcctattttaaacaattttgaaaataattttggccagttttttagtatttttgacttgttttaattattttaagccctaatattttaaaaatataatgatttcacattatttttgcCATTTGGCCCAAGTGAATGAATGAATTgtgaaggaaaaatataaaacaatgtaaacattacaatatataatccaaaacgatgtcgttttagTGTTTAACACCAAAAACAATGTTGCTTTGttagatataatatataaaatatattatatataaagggtaTGCGGAAGTAGTTATTAACCGCATCTGCATACCCTAAAATTAACTGTCATCCGCATCCACATATGAGAATAATGACTTTTACTAACAACATCTACATCTGCATGTGCGAATAGAGGCTATGTGATACCCTGAATATTTAAGTAATATATTTACCCACCTTAGTAACTTTTTATAAAACACTCACTATTTTAATAAGGGCTTAAAAATTTTTCTATAATATCCAAATATCAATTTTaactttcattttctgtttgaaCATTCGACCATGGACCACCAAACATTTGTTGAAACTCTAGCCTCGAACGTTCTGCTGAGGACAACTGAACGTTCactaaaaaccctagaattgTAGTACAACAGTACATCGAACGTTCAGGTATAGTATACCGAATGATCGATTATCTTTGGAAAGCAAATTTAGCCTATTAACCACCTCTTTCAGTCTTATCCACTAGCTCACTCCTATATAAGGCCACCCCATGACTCTTTTGACACCACACCTTCCCTATGTTGCAGCCTATTTGATCAATTCTTGAGAGAAAAGGAAATCTTAGAGAGAGAAATGGTTGGTTTGGGTTTAAAACCATCATCTCCAAGGCAAGTCTTGAGCCTCAACATATTTTCATATTACTTATATTCtgccaaaattatttttaaaattgtttaaaatggGCCCATTACTTATTTGCGGATAGTGGATAATAAGCGCATGGATAACCGTAATAACCGCGCGgatgcaaataaaaaaaaatgatgtgaatgtgaatatatatatatatataggactacATTAATGATTTATCTTGTGAGGGGCCAAAAAAAAGGacctaaaacaatttttaacaaatttaaaggtTATTTTCTTTTAGTGGAGAGGACTGGAAAGGGACCATGGCCCTAATCTCCCTTGGTCCATGATATCACTACTTTCAATTCTATCATGAAAAATACTTTTGGACTTGAATTTATTTTCCACCCCTCTCATCCcccgtgtgtatatatatatatatggtttgggGTTGGAAACTAAATTCAAGTCCAAAAGTATTTTTCATGACAGAAAGCAGTGATATCATGGACCAAGAGAGATTGGGGCCATGGTCCCTTTCCAGTCCTCTCCACTAAAAGAAAATAACctataaatttgttaaaaattattttaggtCCTTTTTTTTGGCCCCTCACAAGAGAAATCATTAATGCAGTCTGGAGCTAtgaacaaaatcttttttttttttttttttttgagaaaagataGCAGACTTTATTGATTAATTCGAATCTTGTTCAATACAGACAAGCTTCCGAATACATAAAGGGAAATCATTCATCCATAAAACCTCCTAGTCTAAAGAAAGGGCAAGTTTGGCGAGACTGTGTGCCACTGCATTACCGGTACGACGGACATGACTAACCTTCCACTCCTTGCAGTTTCCAAGCAATTGCTTAGCATGTAGTATAATATGGCCGTAGCTTCCCATCCATGGCCCCTCTTGGTTGAAAACGTTGATCACTCCCAGTGCATCTCCTTCCAATACAACACGCTCCAAACCAAGCCGTTGGGTCAGCTCTGCCGCATACCAAGCTGCTAACGCTTCTGCATTGCCTGGATCCGAAATATAGTCTTTGGTCGTACACAATGATGCCAGTAGAACACCTTCGTGATTTCTCACCACTACGCCAATCCCAATACGTCTTCGCCCCCCATCAAGAGACGCATCCCAGTTCAGTTTATAAAATCCTGCCACAGGTTTTTGCCATTTGGAGTTAATATGGCATGCGAGTTGCTCCCTGCCCCTGACGACGTTAGCCTCTACAAAAGCTGCAATTTGATCCTTTGCCTGACGAATCAATTCAGTCGGAGCTGAGAATGGACCACCAAAGACAAAAGCATTTCTTCTTAGCCAGAGTAGACGTGCAACAGTAGCAAAGAGTTGCATCTCCTCTGGATCC
Coding sequences within it:
- the LOC132168979 gene encoding putative calcium-transporting ATPase 13, plasma membrane-type; amino-acid sequence: MWFGEGCLDGVMESNRKLQKSSLEAPSFAEIFEQLVDLLDPEEMQLFATVARLLWLRRNAFVFGGPFSAPTELIRQAKDQIAAFVEANVVRGREQLACHINSKWQKPVAGFYKLNWDASLDGGRRRIGIGVVVRNHEGVLLASLCTTKDYISDPGNAEALAAWYAAELTQRLGLERVVLEGDALGVINVFNQEGPWMGSYGHIILHAKQLLGNCKEWKVSHVRRTVLPFPRPLSSLPSPFAAFPAWVETGWVLDRFAFDRSSVLHLASPDACPPPCFPVPPGPSHLLQEFRQSEWPGDLTMCDQQQQKLSQTHKRRWRLAFTAIYFTRVLLSLSKKVINKNGPLLRTLSYVAIDMPPAAGAAAEEGSLPQKPVSLFNVDPKILSDMVRDKNFESLNHFGGVKQLVLVLQTDVKRGINGSEADVVRRRSVFGANKYQKPPPKSFLSFVIEALKDTTIIILLACAVLSLAFGIKQDGWKDGWYDGGSIIVAVVLVVAVSAVSNFKQSKQFDKLSTKRSDIRVEVVRDGRRQPISIFEVVVGDIVCLKIGDQIPADGLFLEGHSLMVDESSMTGESDHIEIPETRYPFLLSGTKVTDGIGFMLVTSVGMNTVWGEMMSSITGALNEETPLQARLNKLTSCIGKVGLAVAALVLAVLLIRYFTGNTKDDSGNKEFNGSKTKSDDVLNAVVKIVAAAVTIIVVAIPEGLPLAVTLTLAYSMKRMMTDQAMVRKLSACETMGSATTICTDKTGTLTLNEMKVTEFWIGKEAVKDDVTSLDMEGNVLKLLHQAVGLNTTGTIYKQHSVSDPEISGSPTEKAILSWAFFNLCMNLEELENNYDIMHKETFNSMKKRSGVLVKSNSENTIHTHWKGAAEMILASCSTYYNKAGMLKAMESEERRQLETIINNMAAKSLRCIAFAYKEIGEESELILENNLEENGLSLLGLVGLKDPCRKGVRKAVESCKAAGVNIKMITGDNVHTARAIAIECGILNPDGDLGNEAVLEGVEFRNYSPEERMEKINKIRVMARSSPLDKLLMVQCLKQKGHVVAVTGDGTNDAPALKEADIGLSMGIQGTEVAKESSDIVILDDNFESVVTVLKWGRCVYNNIQKFLQFQLTVNVAALVINFVAAVSSGKIPLTTVQLLWVNLIMDTLGALALATEKPTNHLMKKPPVGRSEPPITRIMWRNLIAQALYQITILLVLQFKGRSIFGVDENVNNTLIFNTFVLCQVFNEFNARELEKKNIFTGLLQNRSFLAIIGITIVLQSVMVEILKRFANTVRLDWGEWGACIGLAALSWPIGWLVKCIPVSAS